From a single Miscanthus floridulus cultivar M001 chromosome 8, ASM1932011v1, whole genome shotgun sequence genomic region:
- the LOC136473512 gene encoding uncharacterized protein gives MFATAARWAAKKGKPKMAPIELTAPPEQAQSITRAIFDVVREHGPLTISDVWDHVKDVGLRGLTSKRQMKIMLRWMRERQKLRLICDHDGPHKQFLYTTWFTNPRNAPQRPKPELKAKAETLPTFPSLLSNRDKQP, from the exons ATGTTCGCGACGGCAGCGCGGTGGGCGGCCAAGAAGGGGAAGCCCAAGATGGCGCCGATCGAACTGACGGCGCCGCCGGAGCAGGCGCAGTCCATCACGCGCGCCATCTTCGACGTCGTCCGGGAGCACGGCCCGCTCACCATCTCCGACGTCTGGGACCACGTCAAG GATGTCGGGCTTCGAGGTCTGACAAGTAAGAGGCAGATGAAGATCATGCTGAGGTGGATGAGGGAGCGCCAGAAGCTAAGGCTCATCTGCGACCACGACGGCCCGCACAAGCAGTTCCTCTACACCACCTGGTTCACCAACCCCAGGAACGCGCCGCAGAGGCCCAAGCCGGAGCTCAAGGCCAAAGCGGAGACGCTCCCCACCTTCCCTTCCCTTCTAAGCAACCGTGACAAGCAACCTTGA
- the LOC136477266 gene encoding LOW QUALITY PROTEIN: chloroplastic group IIA intron splicing facilitator CRS1, chloroplastic-like (The sequence of the model RefSeq protein was modified relative to this genomic sequence to represent the inferred CDS: deleted 1 base in 1 codon) yields MLPPLLPLFSPSPKAPPPPPWLHGSSTQSRDSAPPVPPPPAEATPPKPRTDSPKPAPARKNTKTTAKPLTAGVPGGRTHRAVLGIIRRVRSLEVSDAPSPSSVHASNAGATAAAFHLPIEPSPPREPGQEVVEKAKPRAVPWAAARDEDLKVALRREKKPREPTRAETELETDELDRLRRLARGMGRWARAKKAGITDEVVEEMRREWASGEELAAVRIVEPLRRSMDRAREILEIKTGGLVVWTKGDIHFVYRGSKYQQTAKHSHTFLTNNVHKGSLVKHNVPTTLLKIGNKGPALTNGYGEADDAFQENDQGICGQKDEGPVKGTLYEREVNRLLDTLGPRFVDWWWDTPLPVDADLLPEFVPGFQTPFRQCPPGVRPTLADEELTYLRKLARPLPTHFALGRNTRLQGLAAAILKLWEKSLIAKIAVKVGIQNTNNEQMAWNLKHLTGGTVILRNKDFIILYRGKDFLPGGVAQTVIQREAQVHDEQVKEEEARLKAVDSLQMVDELSSEESSVGTFREYQDFHADFVHENTENSNTMIELEAEKYRLEKELKDHEWKLCILNTKIERSNQALAKLHSSWSPSEQSADRELLTEEEKIMFRRIGRKMDGLVLLGRRGIFDGVIEEIHQHWKHKEVVKVITKQNQVRQIMYTANLLEVETGGILISVEKLTTSHAIIFYRGKNYRRPAKSSFSNLLTKREALRRSIEVQRRGSMKYFVRERQKSILELKRRLRYVTRQIKYRTP; encoded by the exons ATGTTGCCACCGCTGCTGCCCCTCTTCTCCCCGTCCCCAAAGGCCCCGCCTCCGCCGCCATGGCTCCACGGGTCCTCCACCCAAAGCCGCGACTCCGCACCCCCGGTGCCTCCACCCCCCGCGGAGGCAACTCCTCCCAAGCCCCGCACCGACAGCCCCAAACCGGCACCGGCAAGGAAAAACACCAAAACAACAGCCAAGCCCCTCACTGCCGGAGTCCCCGGGGGCCGCACCCACCGAGCGGTCCTCGGCATCATCCGGCGCGTCCGCTCCCTCGAGGTCTCCGATGCTCCGAGCCCGAGTTCCGTCCACGCCAGCAATGccggtgccaccgccgccgcgttCCACCTTCCAATCGAGCCGTCCCCGCCGCGGGAACCAGGCCAAGAAGTGGTGGAGAAGGCGAAGCCGCGGGCGGTTCCGTGGGCGGCTGCTAGGGACGAGGACCTCAAGGTCGCCCTGCGGCGGGAGAAGAAGCCGCGGGAGCCAACGCGCGCCGAGACCGAGCTGGAGACCGACGAGCTGGACCGCCTGCGGCGGTTGGCGCGAGGGATGGGCAGGTGGGCGCGGGCCAAGAAGGCCGGGATCACCGACGAGGTGGTCGAGGAGATGCGAAGGGAATGGGCCAGTGGCGAGGAGCTCGCCGCCGTGCGCATCGTCGAGCCACTCCGCCGGTCCATGGACCGCGCCAGGGAGATTCTTGAG ATAAAAACAGGAGGCTTAGTTGTCTGGACAAAAGGAGACATACATTTTGTGTACAGAGGAAGCAAATATCAGCAAACTGCAAAGCATAGCCACACTTTTCTAACTAATAATGTTCATAAAGGCTCTCTAGTAAAACATAATGTTCCTACAACCCTACTTAAAATTGGGAACAAAGGTCCAGCGTTAACAAACGGTTATGGTGAAGCAGATGATGCTTTTCAAGAAAATGATCAAGGCATTTGTGGCCAGAAGGATGAAGGACCTGTCAAGGGAACACTATATGAGAGAGAGGTCAATAGACTATTGGACACTTTGGGCCCTCGTTTTGTTGATTGGTGGTGGGACACACCATTGCCTGTGGATGCTGATCTCCTCCCAGAGTTTGTTCCAGGCTTTCAGACTCCATTTAGGCAGTGCCCTCCTGGTGTGAGACCAACACTAGCTGATGAGGAGCTGACATACTTGCGCAAGCTTGCACGCCCTTTGCCAACACATTTTGCCCTTG GTAGGAATACAAGATTGCAGGGTTTGGCTGCTGCTATACTGAAGCTTTGGGAGAAAAGCCTTATAGCAAAAATTGCAGTGAAAGTAGGTATCCAAAATACGAACAATGAACAAATGGCATGGAACCTTAAG CATCTTACAGGAGGCACTGTGATATTGAGAAACAAGgattttattattctatatagaGGCAAGGATTTTCTTCCTGGTGGAGTTGCTCAAACTGTTATTCAACGAGAAGCTCAGGTACATGATGAACAGGTGAAGGAAGAGGAAGCTCGACTGAAAGCAGTTGACTCACTTCAGATGGTTGATGAATTATCATCTGAAGAAAGTTCTGTAGGAACTTTCAGGGAGTATCAGGATTTCCATGCTGACTTTGTGCATGAAAATACTGAAAACTCTAACACCATGATTGAACTAGAGGCCGAGAAGTATAGATTGGAAAAGGAACTGAAAGACCATGAATGGAAGCTTTGCATT CTCAACACGAAGATCGAAAGATCTAACCAGGCACTGGCAAAGCTTCAC AGTTCTTGGAGCCCTTCAGAGCAGTCTGCTGATAGAGAACTCTTGACAGAAGAGGAAAAGATAATGTTCCGCCGGATTGGCCGCAAAATGGATGGGCTTGTTCTCCTAG GAAGGCGTGGTATCTTTGATGGTGTAATTGAAGAGATTCATCAGCACTGGAAACATAAAGAGGTtgtgaaagtaattacaaagCAGAATCAAGTCCGACAGATCATGTACACAGCGAATCTACTTGAGGTTGAGACAGGTGGAATATTAATATCAGTAGAAAAGCTCACAACCAGCCATGCCATAATATTTTACCGTGGAAAAAACTATCGCCGCCCAGCAAAATCATCATTTAGTAATCTGCTAACGAAACGAGAAGCACTCCGAAGATCAATTGAGGTCCAACGACGAGGG TCAATGAAATACTTTGTTCGGGAGAGACAGAAGTCCATTTTAGAATTGAAAAGAAGACTG AGATATGTGACAAGGCAAATCAAGTATCGAACCCCATGA